The DNA window CGGGAGCTGAAACGCTGCCAGGACGCCGGCGGCGACGGCTATCTCGGCGGCGTACCGGGCGGAAGGGAGGCGCTGGACAAGATCGCCCGGGGCGAGCTGCAGGCGGATAATTTCAGCGTCAACGGCAAGTGGGTGCCGTGGTACAACCTGCACAAGACCTTTGCCGGCCTGCGCGATGCGTACAAGATCGGCGGCAATGCCGAGGCGAAGGCAATGCTCATCAGGTACTCGGACTGGGCTCTCGCCCTCACGTCGAAGCTGACCGACACGCAGATGCAGGCCATGCTGCGCGCCGAGCATGGCGGCATGAACGAAGTGCTGGCCGACGTGGCCGAGATGACGGGTGACGACAAATACCTGAAGCTGGCGCAGCGTTTTTCCCATCGCGCCGTGCTCGATCCGCTGGAGCAGGGCAAGGATCAGCTGACCGGCCTGCACGCCAACACGCAGATTCCAAAAGTGATCGGCTTCGAGCGCGTGGGCACGCTGGCGAACGATCCGAAGATGCGCGCGGCGGCGCGTTTCTTCTGGCAGACGGTCGTCGAAAACCGCAGCGTGGCCATCGGCGGCAACAGCGTGCGCGAGCACTTCCACGACCACAAGGACTTCGGCCCGATGATCGACGACGTGGAAGGCCCGGAAACCTGCAACACGTACAACATGCTCAAGCTCACCGAGCTGCTGTTCGCCGACAAGCCGCAGTCCCGCTACGGCGACTACTACGAGCGCGCGCTGTACAACCACATCCTGTCGTCGCAGCGCCCCGAAACGGGCGGTTTCGTGTACTTCACGCCGATGCGCCCGAACCACTACCGCGTGTATTCGCAGGTGGAGGAGGGCATGTGGTGCTGCGTGGGCTCGGGCATCGAGAGCCATGCGAAGTACGGCCAGTTCATCTACGCGAAAGAGAAGGATGTGCTGTTCGTCAACCTGTTCATCCCGTCCGAACTGGCGTGGGCGGAAAAGAACGTGCGCATCACGCAGGCCACGGCGTTCCCGGACGAGGACACCACCCGCGTCACCGTCCATGGCACGGGCAAGTTCGCAATGAAGCTGCGCCATCCGGCCTGGGTGGCGAAAGGCGCGCTGGCGGTGAAGGTCAACGGCAAGGCGGTGAAAGCCACCGCCGGCGACGATGGCTACGTCAGCATCGACCGGGCATGGCGCGATGGCGACACGGTCGAGCTGAAGCTGCCGATGAAGACGCACCTGGAACAGATGCCCGACAAATCGAACTGGTATGCGGTGATGCACGGCCCGATCGTGCTGGCCGCGAAGACGACACCTTTCAAGGACGAGAAGCTGAACGTACTGGCCGACGATTCGCGCATGGGTCACATCGCCAAGGGCGAAATCTGCCCGCTGGGCGCGGCGCCCATGTTCGTGTCCGACGCGAAGGACTTCACGAGCAGGATCCGGCCCGTAAAAGGCCAGCCGCTGACGTTCACGGCGCCGGACCTGATCCGCGGCCCGGGCAACGCGAAGAACCTGCAACTGATCCCGTTCTTCCGCCTGCACGACGCGCGTTACACGATGTACTGGCAGCGTTCCACGCCATCCGGCTATGCGGCCCTGCAGCAGCAGACCGCGCAGGAGGAACAGGAGCGCCTGGCCCTGAATGCCCGCACGATCGACCAGGTGGCGCCGGGCGAGCAGCAGCCCGAGTCCGACCATGCGTTCAAGGGGGAGGGCGCCGATGCCGGCGTTAACGCCGGCCGCCACTGGCGCCACGCGACCGGCTGGTTCAGCTACGTGCTGAACAACCCGAAGGGCGAGGCCAAGGTGCTGCGCCTCACGTTCGCCTCCGGCGATGCTGGCCGCAAGTTCGACATCCTCGTCGATGGCAAGCCGTTGCAGTCGATGACGCTGAAGGAAGAGGGCGAGGCCTTCTACACGCGCGATGTCACGCTGCCCGAAGGCCTGGGTAAGAAGATCGAAGTGAAATTCGTCGCGAAAGAAGGCTCGATCGCCGGCGGCCTGTATGGGCTGCGCCTGCTGCGATAGCAAAAAAGATATGGCAGACTGATAAAAATATATTGGTTCGGCATGGCAATTTCTTCTACCATAGCCGCAAAAGAATAATGGCATTCGCCCATATTGCATGGATCGTCTGCTTCCGCAATCGCACCATCCACAGCACGGAGACACGCATGACTGTACAGCGCAGGACTTTCATCGCCGCAGCGGCATTGGCATTGGCCGGTACCACCTTCCCCGCCCTGGCGGCCAAACCCCTCGTGATGGGCTTCTCGCAAGTCGGCGCGGAGTCCGAATGGCGCACCGCGAACACCGTGTCCGTCAAGGATGCGGCCAAGAAGGCCGGCGTCAACCTGAAATTCGCCGATGCGCAGCAGCGCCAGGAAAACCAGGTCAAGGCGATCCGCTCGTTCATCGCCCAGAAAGTGGACGTGATCGCGTTCTCGCCCGTCGTGGAATCGGGCTGGGACACGGTGCTGCGCGAGGCCAAGGCCGCCAACATCCCCGTGATCCTGACCGACCGCGACGTGAACGTGGCCGACAAGTCGCTGTACGTGACGCTGATCGGTTCCGATTTCGTCGAAGAAGGCCGCCGCGCCGGCCGCTGGCTCAACGAGTTCGTGAAGAAGCAGCCGGGCAAGACGTTCAACGTCGTGGAACTGCAGGGCACCGTGGGTTCGGCGCCGGCGATCGACCGCAAGGCCGGTTTCGACGAAGTCACCAAGGGCAATGCGCAACTGAAGCTGCTGCGCACGCAGACCGCCGAATTCACCCGCGCCAAGGGTAAAGAGGTGATGGAAGCGTTCCTGAAGGCGCACGGCAAGACCATCAACGTGCTGTTCGCGCACAACGACGACATGGCCATCGGCGCCATCCAGGCCATCGAGGAAGCGGGCCTGAAACCGGGCAAGGACATCGTCATCGTGTCGATCGATGGCGTGCGCGGCGCGTTCGAAGCCATGATCCAGGGCAAGCTGAACGTCTCCGTGGAATGCAATCCGCTGCTCGGCCCATTGCTGATGCAGACGGCCAAGGACGTCAAGGCCGGCAAGCAGGTGCCGAAGCGCCTCGTCGTCGAGGAGCGCGTGTTCCCGGCCGAGGTCGCGCTGAAAGAATTCCCGAACCGTAAGTACTGAGCATGGGCGCCACGCAGCCGGTCCTGGAGCTCACCGGCATCCATAAAAGCTTCCCCGGCGTGAAGGCGCTGTCCAATGCGGGCCTCCGCCTGTATCCGGGCGAAGTGCATACGCTGATGGGCCAGAACGGCGCGGGCAAGTCCACGCTGATCAAGGTGCTGACGGGTGTGTACACGCCCGACGAAGGCACCATGGTGCTCGACGGCCGGCCGATCCAGCCCGATTCCACGCTCGAGGCCCAGGAGCTGGGCATTTCCACGGTGTACCAGGAAGTCAACCTGTGCCCGAACCTGTCGGTAGCGGAAAACATCTTCATCGGCCGCTATCCGCGCACGTGGTTCGGCGTGGACTGGAAATCGATGCGCGAGCAGGCCGCCACGTTGCTGCGCCAGCTGGAAGTCGATATCGACGTGACGCAGCCGCTGGCGCGCTATTCGCTGGCGATCCAGCAGATGGTGGCGATTTCGCGGGCGCTGAACACGTCGGCGAAAGTGCTGATCCTCGACGAGCCGACGTCCAGCCTGGACGAGGCGGAAGTGCAGCTGCTGTTCCGCGTGCTGCGCCGCCTGCGCCAGGAAGGCATGGCGATCCTGTTCGTCACGCACTTCCTTGATCAGACCTACGCGATTTCCGACCGCATCACGGTGATGCGCAACGGCGAGCGCGAAGGCGAATACCCGGCCAGCGAGCTGTCCCGCCTCGCGCTGGTCAACAAGATGATCGGCGCGCCGGCCCAGCAGGCCGAGGATACCGCGCCAAAGGCGCAGGAAGCCCACCATGCCGGCGGCACGCTGATGACCATCGAGGGCCTGGGCCGCCGGGGCGCGCTGAAACCCGTCGATGCCGAAGTGAAGCAGGGCGAAGTGCTGGGCCTCGTCGGCCTGCTGGGCTCGGGCCGCACGGAACTGGCGCGCCTGCTGTTCGGCGCGGACAAGGCCGACATGGGCAGTATCACGATCGGCGGCAAGACGGGCCGGTTCGATACGCCGCGCGACGCGATCGCCGCCGGCATCGGCTTCTGCTCGGAAGACCGCAAGCATGAAGGCGCGATCCTGTCGCTGTCGGTGCGCGAGAACCTGATCCTGGCGATGCAGGCGCGTGCCGGCGTGATGCGCGCGATCCCGATGAAGCTGCAGCAGGAGATCGCGGAAAACTACGTGAAATGGCTGGGCATCAAGACGGCCAGCATCGAAACGCCGATCGGCACGCTGTCCGGCGGTAACCAGCAAAAGGTGCTGCTGGCGCGCTGGCTGGCCACGGACCCGAAGCTGATGATCCTGGATGAACCCACGCGCGGCATCGACGTGCGCGCCAAGGGCGAAATCATGGATTACGTGACCACGCTGTGCAAGACCGGCATGTCGGTGCTGTTCATCTCGTCCGAACTGCCCGAGGTGCTGCGCTGCAGCGACCGCATGGTGGTGCTGCGCGACCGCGAAAAATGCGGCGAGTACGTGCGGGGCGACCTGGACGACCAGACCGTGCTGCAGGTGATCGCGGGAGAAGAACTGGAAGGAACACGCGCATGACGCAGTTGAACATGGCGCCGCCGGCGCCGGCCGCCACGGTGGCCAAGGCCAGGCCGGAAAAGGCTTCCCTGTTGTCGCACTCGCTGGCCAAGCCGATCCTGGCGCTGGCCGCGTTGCTGGTGCTGGACATCGTCTTCATTCCCGGCTTCCTGAGCCTGGAAATCAAGGATGGCCACCTGTATGGCCCGCTGATCGACATCCTGAACCGCGCGGCGCCGCTGATGCTGGCGGCGCTGGGCATGACACTGGTGATCGCCACGCGCGGCATCGATATTTCCGTGGGAGCGGTGGTAGCGCTCTCCGGCACCGTGGCCGCCATGCTGATCGGCGGCACGATGGTCATCAACAACGGCCAGCCGGAATACGTGGCGAACACGCCGATGCCGGTGGCGCTGGCCGCCGCGCTGGGCATCGCGATCCTGTGCGGCGCGTGGAACGGCGTGCTGGTCGCCGGCCTCAAACTGCAGCCGATCGTGGCCACGCTGATCCTGATGGTGGCCGGCCGCGGCCTGGCGCAGCTGTTCACGGATGGCCAGATCGTGACCGTGTACTACGAACCGTTCTTCTTCCTGGGCAGCGGTTACCTGCTTGGCTTGCCGTTCTCGCTGTGGGTGGTGGCCGCCGTGCTGCTGGTCGTGGGGCTGCTGCTGAAGAAAACGGCGCTGGGCCTGTTCATCCAGTCGGTCGGCATCAACCCGGTGGCCGCGCGGCTGGCCGGCATCCGCACCGCCACGCTGATCTTTTTCACCTACGTGTTCTGCTCCCTGTGCGCGGGCATGGCCGGCCTGATGATCAGCTCGAACATCAAGAGCGCCGATGCGAACAATGCGGGGATGCTGCTCGAACTGGACGCCATCCTGGCCGTCACGCTGGGCGGCACGTCGCTGGCCGGCGGCAAGTTCAGCCTCGTGGGCAGCATGATCGGCGCGCTGATCATCCAGACGCTGACGTGGACGATCTACTCGCTGGGCGTGCCGCCGGAAGTGAACATGGTCGTCAAGGCGATTGTCGTCTTCATCGTGTGCCTGTCGCAGTCGACGGGTTTCCAGAAGCTGTGGAAGGGCCGTAAATGAATACCGCTGTCATGACCAACAACGGCGCCGGCAGGGTGGACCCGAGCATCACGAGCGCACCATGGTTCACGTCGCTGGTCACCGTGATCCTGCTGGCCGTGCTGCTGGGCGCCGGCGGCGCCGCCTACGAGGGCTTCCTGTCCGGGCAGGTGATGCTGAACCTGCTGATCGACAATGCGCACCTGCTGGTGATCGCCGTGGGCATGGGTTACGTGATCCTGGCCGGCGGCATCGACCTGTCGGTCGGTTCCGTGCTGGCGCTGACGACGATGATCGCGGCCTGGCTGCTGAACGCGGGCTGGAATCCGCTGGCGGTGATCGCCATCGTGCTGGCCTTCGGCGCCGTGTTCGGTGCCTTCCAGGGCGCGCTGATCCACTACTTCCAGCTGCAGCCGTTCATCGTCACGCTGGCCGGCATGTTCCTGGCGCGCGGCCTGTGCTACCTGATCAGCATCGAATCGATCACGATCGAAGACCCGCTCTTCGTGGCCGCGTCGCAGACGCAGATTCCGTTCATTGGCGGGTTTATCTCGCCAAGCGCGGCGATCGCATTGATCGTGCTGGCGATTGCCATCTGGGCATCGCGCCGCACCGCCTTCGGCCGGGGCGTGTACGCCATCGGCGGCAACGAGCAGTCGGCACTGATGATGGGCCTGGACGTGGCGCGCACCAAGATCGGCGTGTATGCGTTCTCCGGCTTCTGCGCCGCGCTGGGCGGCGTGCTGTTCGCGTTCTACATGTTGTCCGGCTATGGCCAGCATGCGCAGGGCACCGAGCTCGATGCGATCGCCGCGGTCGTCATCGGCGGCACGCTGCTGACCGGCGGCTACGGCTACGTGGCCGGTGCGCTGTCCGGCGTGCTGGTGCTCGGAACGATCCAGACCCTGATCGCCTTCGACGGCACGCTGAGTTCCTGGTGGACGAAGATCGTCATCGGCGGCCTGCTGTTCCTGTTCTGCGTGGTGCAACGGCTGCTGTCCGTCCGCTCGCAACAATCCTGAGGAGTTTTAGATGAAGAAGCAAAGCCTCGGCGCCCTGGCGCTCGCGGTGGCGGCCGCCTGCGCGTGCGCCACGGACAGCGCGGGCAATCCCCTGTTCGCCGACAAGTTCACGGCCGATCCCGCCGTGCTGGTCGACAAGGGCCGCGTCTACCTGTACACCGGCCACGACGAAGCGCGCCCCAAGCCGCAGGACAAGGATTTCGTGCTGAACGAATGGCTCGTGTACTCGACCTGCGACATGAAGAACTGGACGGCGCACGGCACCGCGCTGCGCTACGACGTGTTCAAGTGGTCCGGCGGCTCGGCCTGGGCCAGCGACATCACGAAGGTCGGCAACAAGTATTATTTCTATGCGACCGTGCATGACAACAGCACCAATGCCAAGGGCATCGGCGTGGCGGTGGCGGACAGCCCGACGGGCCCGTTCCGCGACGCCATCGGCAAGGCGCTGATCACGAACGACATGACGATGGAAACCGATATCGCCTGGGACGACATCGATCCGGGCATCTTCATCGACGACGACGGCACGCCGTGGCTGTTCTGGGGCAACCAGACACTCAAGTTCGTGAAGCTCAAGAAGAACATGATCGCCATGGATGGCGACATCCAGACCACCAGCCTGCCGCACTACACGGAAGCGCCGTACGTCCACAAGCGCAACGGCATCTACTACCTGTCGTACTCGCGCGAATTCCCCGAGCACACGGTGTACGCGACGGCGAAGAAGGTGACGGGCCCGTGGCACTACCGCGGCAAGATCATGGACCAGAACAAGAAGACGCCGACGATCCACCAGGCGTTCGCCGAATTCAACGGCAAGTCCTACATCTTTTACCACAATGCGGACCTGCCGACCGGCGACGAGTTCCGCCGCTCGGTGGCCGTGGAAGAGTTCAAGTACAACGCGGATGGCACGATTCCGTTCATTCCACAGACGACCGAAGGCCCGGCCGCGAATCCGACGGCGGCCTGCAAGAAGTAAGCAGCCGCGCAGCCCCCGTTCGCGGGGCTTTTCCTTTGCAACGACATTCCTGGACTGGAGACACCTTGTTCAAGCCTACCCTACTCGAGCGTGCCATCTTTACCGCAGCAGCCATGCTGTGCACCGCCACGGCGCTGGCCGGCAACCCCCTCGTGAAGGACAAGTTCACCGCCGATCCGGCCGTGCTGGTCGATGGCGGCCGCGCGTACGTGTACGCGGGCCGCGACGAATCGCCGGACGACAAGGGCTATGTGATGAACGAGTGGCTGGTCCTGTCCAGCTGCGACATGAAGAACTGGAAGGAGCACGGCACGGCGCTGCGCTACGACACGTTCAAGTGGGCCAAGGATTCCGCCTGGGCCAGCGACATCATCAAGCACGACGGCAAGTACTGGTTCTTCGCCACCGTGACCGAGGGGGCTGCCAACGCCAAGGCAATCGGCGTGGCCGTGGCGGACAGCCCCACGGGCCCCTTCCGCGATGCCATCGGCAAGCCGCTCATCACCAACGCGCAGACGCTGCAGACCGACATCGGCTGGGACGACATCGATCCGACGATCTTCATCGACGACGATGGCACGCCTTACATGTATTGGGGTAACCAAGTGCTGAAGTATGCAAAACTGAAGCGCAACATGACGGAGCTCGATGGGCCGATCGTCACGGAAGGGCTGCCGCAGTTCACCGAGGCGCCTTACCTGCACAAGCGCAAGGGCATCTACTACCTGTCGTACTCGCGCGACTGGCCCGAATACACGGTGTACGCGACGAGCGACAAGGCGACGGGGCCGTGGCGCTACCGCGGCAAGATCATGGATGCGAACAGGAAGACCAAGACGGTGCACCACGCGTTCGCGGAGTTCAACGGCAAGTCGTATGTGGTGTACCACAACGCCGACCTGCCGGCAGGCGGAGAGCACCGCCGCTCGGTGGCGGTCGAGGAATTCAAGTACAACGCCGACGGCACCATTCCTTTCATTCCGCAAACCGCGGAAGGCCCTGCCGCCAACCCGACGGCAAGCTGCAAGTAAATACGCCGTTTGGTAAGGACTGCCGAGACCCGCGAAAGCGGGTTGCGGCGCGGCCTTCGTGGCTCACCCGATGCCGCAGTGAAACTCGGCAATGATATGATTCGCCGATGGATACACTCAATCCCAACTGGTTTTTGCGCGCGCGCCTGAAAACGCGGCAGCTGTTGCTGCTGATCGCGCTGGACGAACAACGCAACATCCACCGCGCCGCGGAAACGCTGCACATGACGCAACCGGCAGCCTCGAAGCAGATCAAGGATCTCGAAGAGATGCTGGACGTGAAGCTCTTCGAGCGCCTGCCGCGCGGCATGGAGCCCACGCTGTTCGGCGAAACGATGATCCGCCATGCGCGCATGGCCCTCACCAGCCTGTCGCTGGCGCATGACGACGTGCTGGCCCTGAAATCCGGGCTGGTCGGCCAGGTCGAGGTGGGCGTCATCATGACGCCGGCCATGTCGCTGCTGCCGAAGGCGATCGCCAAGGTCAAGCTGCAGGCGCCCCTGCTGCGCATCGGCGTGCACATGGAGCCGTCGAACACGCTGCTGTCGATGCTGGAGCGCGGCTCGCTGGACTTCATGATCGGCCGCATCCTCGAACACGACACCCATTCGCGGCTCACCTACGAGGAACTGACCGAGGAACCCGCGTGCGCCGTGGCGCGCATCGGCCATCCGCTGGCCAGTTCCCGAACCTGACGCTGAAGGACATCGCCAGCTACC is part of the Pseudoduganella lutea genome and encodes:
- a CDS encoding glycoside hydrolase family 127 protein, whose product is MPTLRHFALAAALCAANSAYAADLFPLRDVRLTASPFLQAQQTDLRYLMALDPDRLLAPFRREAGLPAVKQSYGNWESSGLDGHMGGHYLSALALMHAATGDQQVKDRLDYFVRELKRCQDAGGDGYLGGVPGGREALDKIARGELQADNFSVNGKWVPWYNLHKTFAGLRDAYKIGGNAEAKAMLIRYSDWALALTSKLTDTQMQAMLRAEHGGMNEVLADVAEMTGDDKYLKLAQRFSHRAVLDPLEQGKDQLTGLHANTQIPKVIGFERVGTLANDPKMRAAARFFWQTVVENRSVAIGGNSVREHFHDHKDFGPMIDDVEGPETCNTYNMLKLTELLFADKPQSRYGDYYERALYNHILSSQRPETGGFVYFTPMRPNHYRVYSQVEEGMWCCVGSGIESHAKYGQFIYAKEKDVLFVNLFIPSELAWAEKNVRITQATAFPDEDTTRVTVHGTGKFAMKLRHPAWVAKGALAVKVNGKAVKATAGDDGYVSIDRAWRDGDTVELKLPMKTHLEQMPDKSNWYAVMHGPIVLAAKTTPFKDEKLNVLADDSRMGHIAKGEICPLGAAPMFVSDAKDFTSRIRPVKGQPLTFTAPDLIRGPGNAKNLQLIPFFRLHDARYTMYWQRSTPSGYAALQQQTAQEEQERLALNARTIDQVAPGEQQPESDHAFKGEGADAGVNAGRHWRHATGWFSYVLNNPKGEAKVLRLTFASGDAGRKFDILVDGKPLQSMTLKEEGEAFYTRDVTLPEGLGKKIEVKFVAKEGSIAGGLYGLRLLR
- a CDS encoding ABC transporter substrate-binding protein, translated to MTVQRRTFIAAAALALAGTTFPALAAKPLVMGFSQVGAESEWRTANTVSVKDAAKKAGVNLKFADAQQRQENQVKAIRSFIAQKVDVIAFSPVVESGWDTVLREAKAANIPVILTDRDVNVADKSLYVTLIGSDFVEEGRRAGRWLNEFVKKQPGKTFNVVELQGTVGSAPAIDRKAGFDEVTKGNAQLKLLRTQTAEFTRAKGKEVMEAFLKAHGKTINVLFAHNDDMAIGAIQAIEEAGLKPGKDIVIVSIDGVRGAFEAMIQGKLNVSVECNPLLGPLLMQTAKDVKAGKQVPKRLVVEERVFPAEVALKEFPNRKY
- a CDS encoding sugar ABC transporter ATP-binding protein, producing MGATQPVLELTGIHKSFPGVKALSNAGLRLYPGEVHTLMGQNGAGKSTLIKVLTGVYTPDEGTMVLDGRPIQPDSTLEAQELGISTVYQEVNLCPNLSVAENIFIGRYPRTWFGVDWKSMREQAATLLRQLEVDIDVTQPLARYSLAIQQMVAISRALNTSAKVLILDEPTSSLDEAEVQLLFRVLRRLRQEGMAILFVTHFLDQTYAISDRITVMRNGEREGEYPASELSRLALVNKMIGAPAQQAEDTAPKAQEAHHAGGTLMTIEGLGRRGALKPVDAEVKQGEVLGLVGLLGSGRTELARLLFGADKADMGSITIGGKTGRFDTPRDAIAAGIGFCSEDRKHEGAILSLSVRENLILAMQARAGVMRAIPMKLQQEIAENYVKWLGIKTASIETPIGTLSGGNQQKVLLARWLATDPKLMILDEPTRGIDVRAKGEIMDYVTTLCKTGMSVLFISSELPEVLRCSDRMVVLRDREKCGEYVRGDLDDQTVLQVIAGEELEGTRA
- a CDS encoding ABC transporter permease, producing MAPPAPAATVAKARPEKASLLSHSLAKPILALAALLVLDIVFIPGFLSLEIKDGHLYGPLIDILNRAAPLMLAALGMTLVIATRGIDISVGAVVALSGTVAAMLIGGTMVINNGQPEYVANTPMPVALAAALGIAILCGAWNGVLVAGLKLQPIVATLILMVAGRGLAQLFTDGQIVTVYYEPFFFLGSGYLLGLPFSLWVVAAVLLVVGLLLKKTALGLFIQSVGINPVAARLAGIRTATLIFFTYVFCSLCAGMAGLMISSNIKSADANNAGMLLELDAILAVTLGGTSLAGGKFSLVGSMIGALIIQTLTWTIYSLGVPPEVNMVVKAIVVFIVCLSQSTGFQKLWKGRK
- the yjfF gene encoding galactofuranose ABC transporter, permease protein YjfF; translated protein: MNTAVMTNNGAGRVDPSITSAPWFTSLVTVILLAVLLGAGGAAYEGFLSGQVMLNLLIDNAHLLVIAVGMGYVILAGGIDLSVGSVLALTTMIAAWLLNAGWNPLAVIAIVLAFGAVFGAFQGALIHYFQLQPFIVTLAGMFLARGLCYLISIESITIEDPLFVAASQTQIPFIGGFISPSAAIALIVLAIAIWASRRTAFGRGVYAIGGNEQSALMMGLDVARTKIGVYAFSGFCAALGGVLFAFYMLSGYGQHAQGTELDAIAAVVIGGTLLTGGYGYVAGALSGVLVLGTIQTLIAFDGTLSSWWTKIVIGGLLFLFCVVQRLLSVRSQQS
- a CDS encoding glycoside hydrolase family 43 protein; translated protein: MKKQSLGALALAVAAACACATDSAGNPLFADKFTADPAVLVDKGRVYLYTGHDEARPKPQDKDFVLNEWLVYSTCDMKNWTAHGTALRYDVFKWSGGSAWASDITKVGNKYYFYATVHDNSTNAKGIGVAVADSPTGPFRDAIGKALITNDMTMETDIAWDDIDPGIFIDDDGTPWLFWGNQTLKFVKLKKNMIAMDGDIQTTSLPHYTEAPYVHKRNGIYYLSYSREFPEHTVYATAKKVTGPWHYRGKIMDQNKKTPTIHQAFAEFNGKSYIFYHNADLPTGDEFRRSVAVEEFKYNADGTIPFIPQTTEGPAANPTAACKK
- a CDS encoding glycoside hydrolase family 43 protein; this translates as MFKPTLLERAIFTAAAMLCTATALAGNPLVKDKFTADPAVLVDGGRAYVYAGRDESPDDKGYVMNEWLVLSSCDMKNWKEHGTALRYDTFKWAKDSAWASDIIKHDGKYWFFATVTEGAANAKAIGVAVADSPTGPFRDAIGKPLITNAQTLQTDIGWDDIDPTIFIDDDGTPYMYWGNQVLKYAKLKRNMTELDGPIVTEGLPQFTEAPYLHKRKGIYYLSYSRDWPEYTVYATSDKATGPWRYRGKIMDANRKTKTVHHAFAEFNGKSYVVYHNADLPAGGEHRRSVAVEEFKYNADGTIPFIPQTAEGPAANPTASCK